The genomic segment cagCTTCCACAGGGCGTAGTTTTATTAACTTACGTTGATGACCTTCTGCTCTGCTGTCCTCTGCTCCTTGTGTGAGGAAGCCACACCtggccctcctcctccatcttcattctGAGGGTCATAAAGCCAGTCTGCGTAAACTACAGTTCTGCCAGCCTCAAGTCATCTTTCTAGGGCATCACATTTCTGCCACCACCAAGGCCCTGACCCCTAAACGGATTGAGGCCATTCAGAAAGCACCAAAACCTGTTACCAAGAAACAGCTGATGTCATTTCTAGGTATGGTAGGGTTTTGTCGGGCctttattccacatttttctgaacTTGAGGCCCCCCTGACTTCCTGTATACATGGTAAGAATCTATCTGCTCATGACCATTTCTTCTGGAccccggaggctgagcaggctttCCTGTCTGTGAAACAAGCGCTGTGTTCTGCTCCAGCCCTGGCTCTGCCAGAACCAGCCAAacctttctttcagtttgttgatgaaaaacatggtTTCATGTCTTCTGTTCTCCTTCAACAGCACGGCTCTCACAAGCGCCCGGTGGCCTATTACTCTTCCAAGCTCGACTCTGTTGCTGCGGGCTTCCTGGCTGTCTGAGAGCTGTGGCTGCATGTGAGAAGGCTGTACTTGCATCACGTGACATTGTGGGATACAGTGAGCtaactgtttttgttcctcATTCTGTATCCATCATTTTGCTCGAACAAAAGACTTCTCATCTGTCTGCAGCTAGATGGCTGAGATACACCACAGTTCTTCTCGATATGCCTAACATCACTATGAAACGGTGTACATCACTTAACCCTGCCACTCTTCTTCCTACCGCAGAAGATGGTGTTCATCACTGTTGTGAGACTGTTCTGTCTGAAATCTGCACTCCGAGACCAGATTTATCTGATGAGCCTCTTCTTAACTCTGATCTCATTCTTTTTTGTGATGGCTCCTCCTTCAGAGACCATTCTGGTAAGAACAGAGTGGGTTTTGCTGTCTGTGATGAGCATCAGGTTCTCTTCTCTGGCTCCCTCCCTTCACAATTCTCTGCTCAGACAGCTGAACTTGTTGCTCTCACTGAGGCCTGTAAATTCGCACAAGGTAAGTCCCTGACTGTGTATACCGATTCGCGTTACGCCTTTGGTGTAGTTCATGACTTTGGTGCGTTGTGGCGTCACCGTAATTTTTTGAAATCTGATGGTAAGCCTATTTTGAACTCCACACAGGTTGCGGCTCTCCTTGACGCTATTCTTCTTCCTTCAGATGTCGCTGTAGTGAAATGTCAAGCTCACACTAAGACACTTCCTCTGTTGCCCGTGGCAACGCCTTGGCCGACCAGGCTGCTAAGCAGGCAGCTCTGTCAGCCTCGCCGCACATTCTCACCTCTTCTCCTCTCACAGAAGAGGATCACTCTCCTCCCTGTTCTCTGCAGGACATCCAGTCTTTTTCTACTCCAGAGGAACGCTCTGTCTGGAAGGCTAACTCCTGCACCCCTGATTCTGCAGGTGTATGGCGCTCTGTTGATGGAAAACCTTGCCTTCCTCGCCATTTCTTCCCCTGGTTTGCTAAGTTGTCACATGGGTTGGACCATGTGTCAAAAGGGGGGATGGTATCTTCCACAACATCTCTGTGGTTCACAAAAGGCTTCACTGTGGTGGCTGAAAATTActgcaaaaaatgtttgatctgtgcAGGCTATAACACCGCCCGCCCTCTTGCCTGCCCTCCAGCTGGTCATACACCACCTAATCAGCCTTTTGATCATTTGATGATGGATTTCATTGAGTTAACACCTGCAGAAGGTAAGAAATATTGTCTAGTTATGGTAGACATGTGGTCAAAGTGGGTTGAAGCTTTTCCAGCAAAGCATGCCACAAGTTCAGTCGTGGCTAAGGCTCTGGTGACCGAAATCATTCCAAGATGGGGGATTCCAGTTAAGGTCTCATCTGACAATGGTTCACACTTTGTAAATGCGGCCCTGAAAGAGGTAAGTGGACTATTGGGGTTCCAGCTTAAGACTCATTGTGCTTATCACCCGCAATCAGGCGGAGCAATTGAAAGAGAGAACGCCACTTTAAAAGGTAAGTTGGCTAAATGTTGTGAAGAAACAGGACTGTCTTGGCCAAAAGCCCTCCCACTCATTCTTATGCACATGAGAATGAGGAAACGTGCCCGGACAAATCTTAGTCCATTTGAGATTCTGTTTGGCAGACCTCCCTACACTGGTCTGGATCCTCCAGGACTCTCCGTGTCTACCACATACTGTGAAAGTAACATGCTTGCTTATTGTCAAAATCTGTCCAAAGTTCTCTCACAGGTGCAGAGTGTGGTGAAAGAGGCCCTGCCACGCCCAGCATCAGATCTGCTTCACTCCTTGGTTCCGGGAGATTGGATCTTGGTTCGAGAGACGAGGAGAAAGCACTGGCGGTCTAAAAGGTGGCTGGGTCccttccaggtcctgttggtcacTCATACAGCCGTGAAGGTCGCTGAAAGGTCCACGTGGATTCACGCGTCCCACTGTAGAAGGTTTCAAAGTACCCCAActccagctgacctctcaaccacagggcagaataatccctgaggtcagccccGTGCGAGATGGTCCATTCTCCACGGGACAACATGAAGTACACCCAGACTGCCGTGAGGGGATGGTCGtgcgtcatcctcttcatccttatcacctccctcctctggtacctggatcCAACCGGACCTCACCTGACACAACGCACCCCAGCTTCGTCCCAACCCGCCAGacgactgcaggggacagaagcaccctcctCAGGAGGCACCGCCGAGATAACCACATCCTTCAGCATCATGATcacactgagaatctttggtgGCAAGTTGCCAATTTGTCTgctcataaattgacaaatgacagttgctatgtttgtggactggtgccgCATGCCACACCCactcaatcagtttttattccatatccagtccctttgaataccactttgtggactctgatcatgGGTAATAGATTACACCCTAGGAACATTACTTGGCCACACCAGCGCCCTCCCCTCTCCTGGAGGAGACCAGCTGAGTTTTCCAGCAACACAAACTCCACTTGTGTTTCATCCAGAACTGTCTTCCGCTTAAGGGATCGTACAAATCCATATTCTTCTCcacctctttgttttcagcGAAATGGGACAGATGCACTATTCTTTTTAGGACACACTCTAGGTTGTCAGCGTATCATTTCAGCCTCATGTATATCCTCACCTTGCCCCAAACGCTCTGACCCGTTCACTTTAAATCCTCGTGATTTATTCCCTGATAGTTCTCCCTCTACAGAGTGGGCCTCAGGAGTTGTTGTGTTTAACCTTACAGCTCTCTTACCTTTTCCTGACCTTCCTATGTACAATAATTCTGTTCTTAACACCATTTGGTCTTATATCCCATCAGATACCGGCTTTGGATGTCCTCAGAACATGGTTTGGACATGTGGCAGACACTCTTATATTTACCTTCCTGTCAATTGGTCTGGAACATGTTATCTGGCTTATCTGCTCCCTGATGTCTCTGCGTTTACTCTAACCCCAAATGGTACATTGCGGCCTTTTCCTGAACCCTTTCATCACCCCCATCGTGTTAAACGCGGtatcttctctccacagatgaaagGATTTAGGATGGCTTTGCCCTGGTGGGGGTTGGGGAACTAGCATGGACTGTGGAAGATCTATCAATCTCTTTGGAAAATTTAacctctttatgtgtgattaatatgttgcattttaatcaaaggggtggattgtaatggaaaatttacaatatatacccttatagtttgtaggttacactttgtatgtctgtgtatctagataagaactccttctcacaccttcccccctctctcatcccctcaacagatgttgagagtttaatgagcttcctcctttgcacccttcactccgtaacatttgttaacagctatgtgagaaatttaaaacaatgacctcctactgtgatgttatcagctcatgcctggtatattaactaagcTCACTTGTATCTGGCAGACTctcgcagacaaactcctttgactgtgtgactctcattgccggccggctcttaataaaactactttgttcgattctcacttagtgtgtgatctttgataactaaaaattccacaacaaagGCATCTAGTGTTAACTATTGCCTTACAAGGGTAGACACAGGAGAAGAGGTTGGAGTTTTCCATGTGGCAAACATGCTACCGTTCTATACGTGGAACACAGCCTCAAACATCAAGCGTGCTAGGCACATACCACACACAACACTGGATGATGCTTTGGAGGACAGTGAATCTTTTCCCACTCTGGTGAGTCGGGACTCAAACTGTTCAGACTTGGAGGGAGTGGATAATACGAATGTTTCAGACGCGTTGCCCTCTCCTAAACACATCGCCGTCACTGTCCCTGACCTTTGTTTTTCTGCCCAGAGCCCTACATGTGAAAGTGATGACAGGATTCAGAACCCTGCCAGGAGGGACTCATTTTCGGCTGATGAGACACATAATCGGACTAATGTTTATAACCTCAGGCAGAGACATGCACCCAGAGTTACGTCTGGTTGGTCAGTCAATAGGTGGACTAACCCTCATCACACGAACAGACTTGACTTCTAGTGACGTTaagatgtttatcacttttgGCTTCTTGTAAAATGTGCCAGTGGTTTGAATTTTCTGCACAATTCGTGTCATGTGGAAACAtctttttgttggttttgttgtAAAGTTATTTTGactgttatataaaaaaaataaaaaaaaataaaaaaaaatcttaggaAAAAgcaatttacagaaaatggagATTTCATGTTGAATGTGTGTATCTgtgaattttcattttttggcatttttttgtgcattttagtTAGTCATTCCACTGTGTGGGACTCTCTCATGTATGCCAGATGTTTCAGTATTATGCTGTCATTCACCCTGTTTGGCTAAAAGGTCTtaagatgtttgtccatgtatGGAAACACTTAGTGATTAGTCTGTTCCCTTGTTGTGTACGGCTGGGGACAGCCTTTTTTCACCAGGGGGGTAATGTAACAGTTGTATTTGTGGAATGGCCCTTTAAGACTTCTCTTGGTCGTCTTCTAATGATGACGTCATCAAGATACTTCGAGAAGACGGGAGATCGTCTTGCGAACGCTTGGACTGCAGACGGACATTTTAGGGAGCTCggctcttttcctttctttttcccatttgttgtgacggacgtgttgtgtggcgctgttttatttatgtatgatgAGACAGTAGCCGTCCAACCGGGCTTTATATGGTTGACgaatgtccttttattaaagagcACGCACTGTGGAATCTTCAGTACCAGTGTCGCTGTGAGTTTGTCAACTTTGTGGCAGCTTTATCCGGCTAACTGAGCTAATTCCTGTACCACAACACGCTCTCCCCGTTAcaccagggagacatttcaatacatctgtggccgcctgaagctgcactggagaggatggacacaaccacctgctgcaggtactgaaggagatggagaacagcctggatgctttacttcctgccttccagctaatgacAACCACTCCTCTTCATATAGAGGACTCATGTTTCTGGAAGTTCCACAGaccagaacatacatgtatacatgatagtacacatttaaagagaaaatgttccctagaaaataaatgcatcatttcatttttttttttttcattttttttggtgtgtgtgtgttatgtttaaGAATAAAGGATCCTCATCATCTGCTATGAAGCTTTGTGtcgttttatggaatcatcagtagaaaggtggaggagtaatccgtcactgAAGGGTTTTCTCTCttgtgactgagttatggtttagaattatgagggacatagtcacacagatttagagtatatgaaggtaaaaatatcaAAAGGTGGTGCAATGTTTACAGGTGATGTAATTCTGTGTCAGATCGTGGTTAAACATGATATAAACTTCGTTCTGGTGGTATGGAGCAtatataaagttgataaactaacgtaatttacacccaggataagacttaaaatgtagcgaccaaagatggattatttaatatttcatagctgtgataagttaataatactcaatatttttattagctaatattttatagatgtggccaaagcacatctaacagacacaaactgaaaacttcagactctttacaaagtcatttattttttatagtgaatacagcagagcaaaaataactatgtacatgtgtgtgtatatgctgcatatcacactggcttttcctgccgcacacaggagtcatttgctgcggcgttgcccgagtaaacatgtcggtggtacaagctgtccaatttactgtttgttcggttcgtcccgctccggttgtcgtggtccttaatttatttgtagtcttgtgtgagttttctacgtgcgctgcttcgcgttatcccgcgttctctgactgagagctgatcgtcaggaatatttttatatttcgctgtgaaccttcaaaacctctctgaaaatcctctgtggcgtagacggtcagaagagcttcgacctcctcgtcggtccatttatcgcttgctctgttgttgtttttgtccgtatgtgcaaccgtgttttttaaatgtggcggggacacaaaatgcggaaatctggcaaggggcggagctaccagtcaccaaacacctacgtcatgagggttcctatagaaccccgcttcagaccctgcctcggagcaggatctaaaatggttataggaactgggggctttggtccctagttcctatatggtCGGAATGCACGAAAAAACCGCTGGTTCCTGAAAAgagttataggaactgcaaaaggttctaCAAGTCGGAAAGCGACTAATGTCTTTTCTGTGTATACCACATTGTCACCACCACGACCGTCGGCCGGATTATTAACCACAAACCATCTAAGTAATTAGATTCATTCCTTAGTCGGAGTCCCCAGCCTCTGGGAAAACCAAGCAGGCCaagacctggacctggaccaggtCCCGGGGTTAACTTCAGTCCTGACGTGTCCACCGGGTGTCCGTCCCGCCGCACCGGACAGCAGGCGAGCCCGCCCGCCGCCCGGGTACCCCTCCCTCCACCTGCAGGTGACACACCAGCGACGCCGTCTTCAGGTAGACCAGCATGCCGCTGAGACGGACGCCAGTCGATGGCGAAGCTGCAACACGGACCGTTTAACCATCACACACAGCTGATCAAACAGCTGATGTCAGACTGACTGACAGGTGGGCAGCCTCACCTGGACCTCAGGACCTGGATCTCAGACAGCATCTCAGCCTGACCCGCGTAGCTCTGCAGGACCTCCTGCAGGGCAGCACTAAGCTCCGCCCACCTGCCTGCCACGCAGTCCTCCACCAGACCTGATGTCCCCTCCTCCACCTgcatgacatcacttcctgttaactgatggaggatgaggaagaggaagatgaagaggagcagtGTGTTACCTGCAGTCTGAAGCGGTCGTCGTGACTCCAGCTAATCTTCAGCCTCAGCGGCTCCAGCTGATTGGTGGACAGGCTGGAGGAGGGGCGTGGCCTGAGCTCCACACACAGCTCTGATTGGTCGAAGGTGATCAGGCTGATCTCCATGACGTCCTGTGAAGCAGAGACGAGCAGCTGCAGCCTGACGGTCCACAGGAAGCAGAGTTAGTGGCCAATCAGAGCGGCTGAAACGGGTCATGTGACCTCATCACACTCACTGGTCTCTGAGCTGCTGCCAGCCAATCAGCTGACTGAACACTGCCTCTGACTCCGCCTTTAGCTGGGTCAGCTGGCGGTCACATGACCGCAGGGCATTCTGGGACTTCAGGAGAGACGACTGCAGATGGTCATGATGTTCCTTCTGAaggaggaaaggaggagagCAGGAAGGGTGGAGGACTTCAATCACAAgggaaatggtctccatggtaacagatGATAAACAAATGAGTaccttggtgtgtgtgtgtgtacttgtgtgtgtgtgtgtgtgcgtaccTTGCTGCGTATCTGCTGGACCAGCTGTATCAGGGTGTTTCGTCTCTCATGGACCTGCTGGACCCGGTCCTGCAGAGACCTGAGCAGCGTCtccgtctcctcctccatcatcctCATGTCCACCTTCAGAGACTTCCACCTGTCCCGAGCTCCACCCTCTGACACGCATAAACACAGGTGTTGTGGCTGaatcagaaaaacacacacctttCTCCTGTGTCTGTGTTGTACCTGGTTGGGGGGGGCGGGGTTGCGTCATCAGTTGCTGGGCAGACTCCAGACCTTCCAGTAATGACATCATCGAGTCCAGAACAAACAGCTGACGCCACAAAACCTTCTGAACACGCCGACTGTcctgagcacacacacagagacgtTCAGGGTCACTGAAATGATCCGGAAACATTAGACAGCTTCCGGTTTCAGTCCGGACCAGGGTTTGTCTGGACCGGGTCCTGATGAAGTGGCCTTGTCCAGACAGATCAATGGACTGATTGATCATATGAAACAGATCATGGAAAGATGTTTAGAAACTTTAGCGGATCATTTAGAAACAGAGTAAAACAGCATGAAGGTCTGCAGGAGTCAGCATCTCAGACCGGATCCAGAGAGGTTTTAGTCCAGGTTTAGAGTCAGGAGCTGAAGCAGCCTGATCTGAAGCAGATCAGACcgcaaccagaaccagaaccggaacCAGAACTGGAGACATGGTGGAGGGGAAGAAACTAAACCAGCGGCTGTTTCCAGCTTCCTCTGGTTTCTGCTCCGGACCTGGACGGTCCGTtagtctggttctggtttaacCTGGTTCCGACAAGATAAGTCAGACTGACCGTGAGGAAGAGGACCATTCCGCCTGCCTCCGCACAGTCCGGCTCCGAGTCTCCGCAGGGCTCCAGCAGAACCGGGTCACAGCGCTGCAGAACTCtgagtaaacaaacaaacatcacaaacaGCCGCGCGCCAGGAGCTCGCGCTCTGAATCATTTCCCTCATCATGAACCGAATCTCGGTTGTGAGCGTTCATCAGCGTCTCAGACAGAAATATTCCGATCCAGGGAAACTTACGTTCGCACGTCCGCCATTTTCCTTTTCAAATGTCCGCGCTTCTACCAGCCATCTGGTTGGACGCCTCGCTGTGACGTGTACTGCATTTAACCAATAGAATAcgtccaaaagaaaaataaaggcgATGAGACAGCAGCGACACCTTGTGGCCAAAAGTAAAATCATGattttaaagaatgaaaataaatttctgaATGAGATGAATATATTTTTctagaaaatatattaatataaacacattaaaaacaacttaaaatatttatcaacatatttaataagttttgcttcatttagtttttttctggattcaaaacattcttaaaaaaaagtcttaattcacttttaacaagatcatataaatatatatatatatataaatatatatatataaaaacagaaaatagaatttttttccaaatgaatcagaaaaaaaaggctgtaaTTATGTGAATTCAGgaatgtttttacattgtttttgtgaatgaCGAACAGTTTAATGAAATTTTGCTGTAATAATTATGGTCTAATCGATCATTAATTAGAGTTTTAAGGAGAAAGGCCGTTATCGTGGTCAGCTTCATGCTCGTGGAGAAGTGAACGGTAGGGATTGTCCTGCAGGTCAGAACCCGCCGCCATCTGCAGCCGGTTTCCGGTTTATGTGTCAACATGGACTCATGcagattataaataaaaacagagaaatggaACAAAGACCACAGAGCAGAAACAGCAAGACCGACTTTATTTCACAGTTCAGTTTACAGTAACATCAGAGAGCATGCTGTTAGACCGGGCCAGAACCGACCCAAGGACCGTTAGACCGGGCCAGAACTGATCCAGGACCATTAGACGGGCCGACCTGGAACCGTTAgactgggacagagtcagtgtGGGGTTAAAAACTGCAGGACTAACATGTCAGAGTTTAGTACTTTACAGATTCTAACCGGcaacttgtggggggggggttgatGCAGGATGAAGATGCTGCAGAGCACCTGGActtgaaccagaaccagaacctgtcCACATTCAGTCTGACCGCTTCCTCTTCAACACGGACTCACTTTGATCTGGAAAGTTTCTGGTCACACGACTTCCATCAACACCACGGGAGACGTTGGTGTTTCAGGAAAACGGGAACATTGAGGGAAGAGATGCAGTTTTCCAGACGGAAGGAAAAGTTCCAGGTTAGGAGAAAAGTGCAACAACTGAAAGGAAACACTCCAGTAAACTCAGACGTCGGAGAAATCCTTCCGGAAGCTGATCCTGATAAAACCAGTTCATCTTTTCATGAGAGGAAAATTCTTCCAgcctcatcaccatcatcatcatcgtcatcatcactACCCTCACCATCACgatcatcatcacatcatcaccatcatcatcatcatcaccaccatcaccatcatcatcaccctcaccctcaccatcatcatcatcatcatcaccaccatcatcaccaacatcatcatcaccatcatcatcaccaccatcaccatcctcaccatcatcatcatcaccatcaccattatcatcaccatcatcatcatcaccaccatcatcatcaccaccgtcatcattaccatcaccatcatcaccatcatcatcatcatcaccaccatcaccatcatcatcaccatcaccatcatcatcaccaccatcatcattaccatcaccattatcatcaccaccatcatcatcatcatcaccattatcatcaccatcatcatcatcatcattaccatcatcaccatcatcatcatcaccaccgtcatcattaccatcaccatcatcatcatcatcaccaccatcaccatcatcatcaccatcatcattaccatcatcaccaccaccatcattaccatcaccatcatcatcaccatcatcatcatcatcaccaccatcaccatcatcatcaccaccatcatcaccaccgtcatcattaccatcaccatcatcaccatcatcatcatcatcaccaccatcaccatcaccatcatcatcatcaccaccatcatcaccaccatcatcattaccatcaccatcattatcatcaccaccatcatcatcatcaccatcattattaccattcatcatcaccatcaccatcatcattaccatcatcatcaccatcatcattaccatcatcatcatcatcaccaccaccatcatcatcatcattatcatcatcatcatcatcattactcatcaccaccatcatcgtcattcatcaccaccatcatcaccaccatcgtCACCCTCAGTCTCCCCTGAACAGAGAAATATTCTTCACTCTTCGAATCCATGAGTCTAACGTCATTCCAACACACAGAAAGTGATTCTGATCCAACATCTTGCTGCCAGGAATTCTGGGAAATCCGTTCacataaacacatcacacacctcTGTCTGTAGTTGAGGGAAGCtaggaggagggtggagggcCTCCAGTCAGACCTCCGCCCGCCTCCCCATCCTGCTGTCCAGTCCG from the Melanotaenia boesemani isolate fMelBoe1 chromosome 2, fMelBoe1.pri, whole genome shotgun sequence genome contains:
- the si:dkey-225f5.4 gene encoding uncharacterized protein si:dkey-225f5.4 isoform X2 translates to MADVRTVLQRCDPVLLEPCGDSEPDCAEAGGMVLFLTDSRRVQKVLWRQLFVLDSMMSLLEGLESAQQLMTQPRPPQPEGGARDRWKSLKVDMRMMEEETETLLRSLQDRVQQVHERRNTLIQLVQQIRSKKEHHDHLQSSLLKSQNALRSCDRQLTQLKAESEAVFSQLIGWQQLRDQLQLLVSASQDVMEISLITFDQSELCVELRPRPSSSLSTNQLEPLRLKISWSHDDRFRLQVEEGTSGLVEDCVAGRWAELSAALQEVLQSYAGQAEMLSEIQVLRSSFAIDWRPSQRHAGLPEDGVAGVSPAGGGRGTRAAGGLACCPVRRDGHPVDTSGLKPQKADLSLTEWLVFLCSSSLV
- the si:dkey-225f5.4 gene encoding uncharacterized protein si:dkey-225f5.4 isoform X1, with translation MFVCLLRVLQRCDPVLLEPCGDSEPDCAEAGGMVLFLTDSRRVQKVLWRQLFVLDSMMSLLEGLESAQQLMTQPRPPQPEGGARDRWKSLKVDMRMMEEETETLLRSLQDRVQQVHERRNTLIQLVQQIRSKKEHHDHLQSSLLKSQNALRSCDRQLTQLKAESEAVFSQLIGWQQLRDQLQLLVSASQDVMEISLITFDQSELCVELRPRPSSSLSTNQLEPLRLKISWSHDDRFRLQVEEGTSGLVEDCVAGRWAELSAALQEVLQSYAGQAEMLSEIQVLRSSFAIDWRPSQRHAGLPEDGVAGVSPAGGGRGTRAAGGLACCPVRRDGHPVDTSGLKPQKADLSLTEWLVFLCSSSLV